In the Stakelama saccharophila genome, CGTCATCATCGGCGACGGCGCGTTCATCGGCGCGCGCAGCGAAGTCGCCGAGGGCGTGCGTATCGGCGAGGGCGCGGTGCTGTCGATGGGTGTCTATCTCGGCAAGTCGACGAAGATCGTCGACCGCGCGACCGGCGAGGTGACGATGGGCGAGGTGCCGCCTTATGCCGTGGTGGTTCCCGGTACGATGGGTGGCGGTGACGGAAAACCGTCGCTTTATTGCGCCGTCATCATCAAGCAGGTGGACGAGGGAACCCGCGCCAAGACCGGCATCAACGAACTGTTGCGCGACTGATGCGGGCCGCGCGCCGGATTCACGTTTCCGCAAGCCGGCCCGGATAACCGGTTTCGATGCGGGACGATTCCTACCGACTGGCTTACGACGGGGCGAAGCGGCGCATCGATGCGGTCGTGTCCGGCTATTGGGACATGGCGGTTTTCGATCGCTACGCTTCGGAACTGCTTGCACTGGCGGCCCGAGCACGCCGGTCGGGCAGGCCGTTCGATATACGGTGCGATTCGCGTGGATACGCCGTCCAATCGGTGCAGATCGCGCAAGCCTTCGCGGAATTGTCCCACCTCGCGGACGATCTCAACGGCGGTCGCGCCACGATCGTGGTCGGCACGACGCTTCTGAAACTACAGGCGAAACACGTATTCCGTCAGCCCAACGTCGCCGTGTTCGACCGGATCCATGATGCCGATGCCTGGTTGAAGACGGGCGGCGCGGGCAATCGCGCCAGGGCGCGGCCGTCGAAGTCCGCAGGCGCCGATGCCCGCCGGCTCATCTGAGCTGCGCGACGCCCAGCCTGGCAATCTCGATCTTCGGGCAGCGGTCCATGACGACTTTGAGGCCCGCCGCCTCGGCGCGGGCGGCGGCGGCTTCGTTGATCACGCCTAACTGCATCCACACCGCTTTCGCGCCGTGTGCGATCGCCTGATCCACCGCCTCGCCCGCCGCTTCGGAATTGCGGAAGATGTCGACCATGTCGACAGACTCGATCTGCGACAGGTCGCGAAAGACGAATTCACCGTGGACGTGTTCGCCGGTGATCTGCGGATTGACCGGAATGACGCGGTAGCCCTGATCCTGCAGGAACTTCATCACCCCGTTCGAGGCGCGATCGGGCCGGTCGGAAGCGCCGATCATGGCGATGGTGCGCACCTCGCCGAGCAGCGTCTTGATATCCTCGTCCCGTGTCAGCGGCATCGTCAGTCTCCACGTGCATCGAGCCAGTCGCCCAGCGCGCCGGCTATGCGGTGGAACGTGGCCGCCTTGTCCCCGTTCCCGGCGGCGGGCGGGGTGCCGGCATCGGACTGTTCGCGAATGGCGATGTCAAGCGGCACGCGGCCCAGCAACGGCACGCCGAGGTCGTTCGCTGCCGCTTCCGCCCCGCCGCGCCCGAACGGATCGGAAACCGCGCCGCATTCGGGACAGTGATACCCGGCCATGTTTTCCACGATGCCGATGATCGGCACACCCGTTTTTTCGAACAACGCGATCGCGCGCCTGGCGTCGATCAGCGCCAGATCCTGTGGTGTCGAGACGATGATGGCGCCGACCGGCTTGTGCTTCTGCACCATGGTAAGCTGAACGTCGCCGGTGCCGGGCGGAAGGTCGAGGATCAGCGTGTCCGTATCGCCCCAGTCGGCGTCGACGAGCTGGCCCAGCGCGCTCGTCGCCATCGGCCCGCGCCAGGCCAGCGCCTGATCCGGAGCGACGAGCTGGCCCATGGACAGCATCGGTACGCCGTAGCGGGTTTCCACCGGGATCAGCGTCTTTTCGCGCGCTTCCGGCTTCACGCCCTCGGCAGCCATCAACTTCGGCTGGGACGGACCGTATATGTCGGCGTCGACCAGGCCGACCTTGCGGCCCGAAGCGGCGAGCGCGACGGCGAGGTTCGCGGCTATGGTCGACTTGCCCACGCCGCCCTTGCCGCTGGCCACCGCGATCAGCCGGCGTCTGGGACGGCTGGTCGTCTGGGCGATGCGCACCTGCTCGACGCCGGCGACCGCCTCCGCCGCGCCCCGCACCTCGCGCTCCAGCGCATCGCGCGTGTCGGGCGCAAGGCCGGTGACGTCAAGAATGATGTCGGCGCGCCCGTCCTTCAGGCGGACGGCGGCACGGCCCGCGGCCACCGGAGCCAGCACTGCCTGGATCGTTTCACTATCGGTCATCACCGATGCAGATAGGCACCAATTGCGATACTGCCACTGTAAATCGGCGCGCACGTTCTTATAAAGGGGGCCATGGCTATATTCACGGGGTGGCTCGCACGTTCCGGCGTGCTGATGAGCGCAGACAATAAGGGTCCCTGGGGCAATGGCGGGGGGAACGGGTCCGACGATGACGGCGGGCCGCGCAACCCCTGGCAATTTCCCCCGCAGGGCCGGCGTCAGCGCGGTGCCAGCGTATCCTCGCTGGACGAATTCCTGAAGCGCGCCCGCGGTGGCGGGGGCGGTTCCGGCGGCGATGGCGGCCCCGGCCGTTTCCAGGCGCCGGGCGGGCGCAATCTCTGGCTGCTCGGCATCGGCGTCATCCTCGTCCTGTGGTTCCTGGTGACGAGCTTTCACGCGATCGGTCCGCAGCAAAAGGGCGTGGTCACCTTTTTCGGCAATTACACGCGCACGCTCGATTCGGGCGTCCAGATGACATGGCCGGCGCCGATCAATGCGGTGCGCAAGGTCGATGTCGAACGTATCCGCGACGAGGTGTTCCCGACCGGCAATGGCGAGAACCTGATGCTGACCGGCGACCAGAACATCGTCAATCTCAGCTATCTGGTACGCTGGAATGTCCGCAGCCCGCAACGCTACGTCTTCGAGATCAAGAACACGCAGGAGGTCGTGCGGGCGGTGGCCGAGAGCGCGATGCGCGAGGTGGTGGCGACGGTGACGCTGGACGAGGTGATCGGCGCCGGGCGTTCCGCCATCGAGGCGCGCGTCCAGCAGCGGATGCAGGAACTGCTGAACGACTATCGCGCCGGTGTCGAGGTACAGGGCGTATCGGTGAAGAATGCGAGCCCGCCGGCCGCGGTCGACGAGGCGTTCAAGGCGGTGACCGCCGCGCAGCAGCAGGCGCAGGCCAATCTCAATCAGGCGCGCGCCTATGCACAGCAGGTGCGGGCATCGGCCCAGGGCCAGGCGGCGGAGTTCAACAAGATCTACGAACAGTATCGCCTGGCGCCCGAGGTGACCAAGCGGCGGCTATATTACGAAACGATGGAAAAGGTTTTGGCCAACACCGACAAGACGATCGTCGAGCCGGACGGCGTGGTGCCCTATCTCGTGCCGCCGGGGTCGAAAAAGGCGCCGGAAACCACGGTAACCGCCCCGAGCAGCGGCGGAGGTGACCAATGAGCCGCTCGCTGTTCCGCAACCCGATGGTGCTCGCCATCCTGGTGCTGGTGCTGGCGATCGTTGGCTTTTCCAGTCTCGCGATCGTGCCGGAGACGAAGCAGGTCGTCATCCTGCGCTTTGAAAAGCCGGTCGCCACGGTCAACGCCTATGTCCCGGGCCGGCCGCTGGGGCGGAGCGGCGCCGGCATGATCGCGCGTATCCCCTTCGTCGACCGTCTCGTCTGGGTCGACAAGCGCGTGCTCGACATCGACCTGGAGAACCAGCCGGTCCTGTCCACGGACCAGTTGCGGTTGGAAGTCGACGCCTTCGCCCTGTTCCGCGTCGTCGACCCGCTGCGCATGGTCGTGACCGCCGGAACGGAGGAAGATGCCGCCGCCGCGCTGAAGCCGATCCTGGGCTCCGCGCTGCGCAACGAACTCGGCAAGCGGCAGTTCGCGGCATTGCTGAGCC is a window encoding:
- the hflC gene encoding protease modulator HflC, whose amino-acid sequence is MSRSLFRNPMVLAILVLVLAIVGFSSLAIVPETKQVVILRFEKPVATVNAYVPGRPLGRSGAGMIARIPFVDRLVWVDKRVLDIDLENQPVLSTDQLRLEVDAFALFRVVDPLRMVVTAGTEEDAAAALKPILGSALRNELGKRQFAALLSPERGQVMDNIQAGLARIASQYGIEIVDVRIKHADLPDGSPLQSALKRMATARQQEALTIRAQGLKQAQIIRADADAQAASIYAEAFSKDAEFYDFWRAMQSYRHTFGVDGTDPKGNSSFILSPGDGYLGKFANPDR
- a CDS encoding Mrp/NBP35 family ATP-binding protein: MTDSETIQAVLAPVAAGRAAVRLKDGRADIILDVTGLAPDTRDALEREVRGAAEAVAGVEQVRIAQTTSRPRRRLIAVASGKGGVGKSTIAANLAVALAASGRKVGLVDADIYGPSQPKLMAAEGVKPEAREKTLIPVETRYGVPMLSMGQLVAPDQALAWRGPMATSALGQLVDADWGDTDTLILDLPPGTGDVQLTMVQKHKPVGAIIVSTPQDLALIDARRAIALFEKTGVPIIGIVENMAGYHCPECGAVSDPFGRGGAEAAANDLGVPLLGRVPLDIAIREQSDAGTPPAAGNGDKAATFHRIAGALGDWLDARGD
- a CDS encoding CoA-binding protein — translated: MPLTRDEDIKTLLGEVRTIAMIGASDRPDRASNGVMKFLQDQGYRVIPVNPQITGEHVHGEFVFRDLSQIESVDMVDIFRNSEAAGEAVDQAIAHGAKAVWMQLGVINEAAAARAEAAGLKVVMDRCPKIEIARLGVAQLR
- the hflK gene encoding FtsH protease activity modulator HflK encodes the protein MAIFTGWLARSGVLMSADNKGPWGNGGGNGSDDDGGPRNPWQFPPQGRRQRGASVSSLDEFLKRARGGGGGSGGDGGPGRFQAPGGRNLWLLGIGVILVLWFLVTSFHAIGPQQKGVVTFFGNYTRTLDSGVQMTWPAPINAVRKVDVERIRDEVFPTGNGENLMLTGDQNIVNLSYLVRWNVRSPQRYVFEIKNTQEVVRAVAESAMREVVATVTLDEVIGAGRSAIEARVQQRMQELLNDYRAGVEVQGVSVKNASPPAAVDEAFKAVTAAQQQAQANLNQARAYAQQVRASAQGQAAEFNKIYEQYRLAPEVTKRRLYYETMEKVLANTDKTIVEPDGVVPYLVPPGSKKAPETTVTAPSSGGGDQ